The segment TTGTGAGTGCATCTGCGGGAGCCTCAGCGAACGCGCCAGAGCCAGGAGATGAAATTGTCTTGGTGGAAGTTGTGATCCCTGAGTTGAGGTTATTTCCCTGCCAGGTAAAGTTGTTCAGGAGTAAACTGCTGCTGGATGCTGCAAGACTTGCCGCTTGGCTTGGTGCAATAGCGATCGTGGAACTTATCACGATCGGGGCTGTCAACATCAAGCCCTGCATAACGGTTTGGATAGTGAATTTCATTGAGCAACGCTCCTAATCATGGATCAAGTTTGAGAAGCACTCTTCTGCAGCAAGGGAGGGTAGGAGGTCAATACTGAGGGGAAATTACGGTCGTGTAATGTCTGAAAAAATAAATATTACGTGCAACTCTACTGAGTTTCTTAAGTAACATCAGGTACTTTGAAATCTGCTCTACAGTAATTTCATAAAGTTGAAGTGTAAATTAACACAATCCAAATATAAGAGTTGTGAGTAATCCGTAACGCTACTGAGAAATCTTCAAGGGGTTGAGCATCGATTTGGAGAAGGTGCAGGCTGAGAATAAGAGCGTCTTCACTGGAATGATTTCAACATGAAAAATGGGAGGCATAGATATGCCTCCCACTGCATCTGAAAATGAGGAAGTTCTAAGAATTTGCGATCGCAGCAAACAATTCGTCGTAATCTTTGGCAAATCCGAGGCGCACATCTGAAAATTCTCCCGAACTCACAGCTTGGCGCAGCACAGACATCACTGCCGTCGCATGACTTTGTGCAACATCCGCATCTACGCCTTCGCGCTCTGCAATTCGGCGATAGAATTCATCAACTTTGAAATGCTCTCCCATTTGTCCTTCACGCCCGCGCAGACAGTCTCCCAATTCTTTGGGAAGCTGTGCCGCTAGATGGCTAGCTTCATCTCCGAGTAATCTTTCTCGCATTGTTTCTAACGTTGCTTTTGTTGCTTGAATTGCACCTTCTCGAGATTCAAATGATGCCGACTCTTTTACTGCTCGAATGAACTGATCGTAATTCATCAATTAGTCTCCAATTAGTAACGAAACACTGCCGCGATCGGCGCAGGGGCAGGCATCACATCTGGCTCCACTGCATAGACTATTCCTCCATTGATCAATGTCTGAATTGCCGCTGCATCTAGTAAGTCCTCGTCTCCTACTTCAGCATTGGTATGAATTTGGATCTCATTGGCATTCGGATCAAATCTGCCCCACTTCTGCACGCCGACTGCAACAAACAATCGATCGACTCGCCCATAGTAAGCTGCCGGAACAGTCTCTTCGAGCTTGGTCGAGATCAATTCTGTGTTTGATAAGTCGTGATAATCATGCGCTGCTTGTTCTTGTGCCTGCAAGAAGTAAGGCTCCACGATCGACCAAACTTGCTGATGCAACTCGGCGATTGCAGTGTCTTTGACATTTCCGGTAATGCCTTCTTCGATCAGATGGGGATAAGTATTTGCTTCCCGGTAAATCGGCATTAAATACTCCACACAAGCAAGCACTAAAGGCGATCGCTTGCCATTGAGAAAATCGTGCAAAGCACTATCGATCGCGTGAAAAAACTGACCATAGTCTTTTTTCACATCATCTTGCTCAGGCGCACCTTGCCCATGAAACACACCTGTTCCAGCCGATGAATTATTGTAATTCGCGGCTCCACTCGTCGTGCCAATGCGGAATTGTCCTCGCGGTTCATTGTCGTCATACTGCAAGACTTCATCCATCGACTGCGGCAAGTTGGGAACATTGATTTCCCG is part of the Leptolyngbya boryana PCC 6306 genome and harbors:
- a CDS encoding baeRF3 domain-containing protein, with the translated sequence MSVLTIEEVKGLVERSKSWCVSIYLPTVVAGTETRQNEIRFKNLFREALQKLQDNGLSEDEANDFLRPVTDLIESEDDFWQQQDSGLALFITDDFFRYYKVPLDLSELVVVTDQFHLKPLLPLLTGDGTFYVLELSQKQVKLFEGDRYHLREINVPNLPQSMDEVLQYDDNEPRGQFRIGTTSGAANYNNSSAGTGVFHGQGAPEQDDVKKDYGQFFHAIDSALHDFLNGKRSPLVLACVEYLMPIYREANTYPHLIEEGITGNVKDTAIAELHQQVWSIVEPYFLQAQEQAAHDYHDLSNTELISTKLEETVPAAYYGRVDRLFVAVGVQKWGRFDPNANEIQIHTNAEVGDEDLLDAAAIQTLINGGIVYAVEPDVMPAPAPIAAVFRY
- a CDS encoding DUF2267 domain-containing protein, with the translated sequence MNYDQFIRAVKESASFESREGAIQATKATLETMRERLLGDEASHLAAQLPKELGDCLRGREGQMGEHFKVDEFYRRIAEREGVDADVAQSHATAVMSVLRQAVSSGEFSDVRLGFAKDYDELFAAIANS